A single region of the Solwaraspora sp. WMMD791 genome encodes:
- a CDS encoding MBL fold metallo-hydrolase: protein MKVHHLNCGTMRLPAAPLVCHVLLVETDNGLVLVDTGHGLDDISSPGRRIGPARWVVRPVLDPDETAARQVERLGLRRDDVRHIVVTHFDADHIGGLSDFPHATVHTTADEVLGALTPPTSRERRRFRPAQWAYGPRIVEHGATGEPWRGFAAAKPLDEIAPGIVLIPLPGHTRGHACVAVDTGDRWLLHAGDAFYHPGSIDGHGGVPFALRALETLIAYDRVRVRDNHARLADLRSRADPDLTIFSAHDPVAFAQLSAGAAPRRGGRDGGRPGRR, encoded by the coding sequence GTGAAGGTTCACCACCTCAACTGCGGAACCATGCGACTGCCCGCCGCGCCGCTGGTGTGTCATGTGCTGCTCGTCGAGACCGACAACGGGCTGGTCCTCGTCGACACCGGCCACGGACTCGACGACATCTCCAGCCCGGGGCGCCGCATCGGGCCGGCGCGGTGGGTCGTACGGCCCGTACTCGACCCCGACGAGACGGCCGCGCGGCAGGTCGAGCGCCTCGGCCTACGGCGTGACGACGTACGGCACATCGTCGTCACCCACTTCGACGCCGACCACATCGGCGGCCTCTCCGATTTTCCGCACGCGACCGTGCACACCACCGCCGACGAGGTACTCGGGGCCCTGACCCCGCCGACCTCACGCGAGCGGCGTCGATTCCGGCCCGCCCAGTGGGCGTACGGTCCACGCATCGTCGAACACGGCGCGACGGGCGAGCCATGGCGGGGATTCGCCGCAGCGAAGCCCCTGGACGAGATCGCGCCCGGGATCGTCCTGATTCCCCTGCCCGGTCACACCCGGGGCCACGCCTGCGTCGCGGTCGACACGGGCGACCGCTGGCTGCTCCACGCCGGAGACGCCTTCTACCACCCGGGCAGCATCGACGGGCATGGCGGCGTGCCGTTCGCCCTGCGGGCGCTGGAGACCCTCATCGCGTACGACCGGGTGCGGGTGCGCGACAACCATGCCCGCCTCGCGGACCTGCGGTCCCGCGCGGACCCGGACCTGACGATCTTCTCCGCCCACGACCCGGTGGCGTTCGCGCAGCTCAGCGCCGGCGCAGCGCCGCGTCGAGGTGGTCGAGATGGTGGGCGACCGGGCCGACGGTGA
- a CDS encoding BTAD domain-containing putative transcriptional regulator, protein MTAWDDVGTPIDLKGPKHRAVLARLVVARGRVVPVDRLVDDLWPEPAAGTVSAVRTFVAALRRALEPHRPPRQPARLLVTEGPGYALRPPPDSVDAWRFGDTVAAAATAAPHVALDLLDRALGWWRGPAYAGFDEPWARVERSRLDQLRLDAVEQRAAALLELGRAAEAVPDLDAHVAGHPWREEAWRLLALALYRAGRQGDALAVLRRARDLLSEQLGVDPGPRLRQLEADMLRQSGQVEERTAGAHRLWAQAAAAYDRAVPVSSGSRLESTVGLLRSLAVTGAGGLEAARRQRMTAIVVAEQLADPELTGQVIGGYDVPAIWPRSDDPAQAAQIVAAAERALATAGPGLSDATRARLLATVAVESRGVGGSRGPQAAREAERIARQLGDPGLLAFALNGVFMQTFHRAGLASERDGIGAELVAVGARHGLASYEILGHLVRMQASGALADFAAGDAHACAADRLAQRHDRPLVGVFTRWYRALRLAATGSAAATVEAAYRDAAALLATAGMPGVERGLLPLALLCLRVWRDDPVGVDDDTDRGPYGPWARPLVLLAAGRAADAATALRQTPEPPRDLLFEALWCLTARAAIALGDRTVMRRARSALAPAAGELAGAGSGMLTVGPVAHHLDHLDAALRRR, encoded by the coding sequence GTGACGGCCTGGGACGACGTCGGCACGCCGATCGACCTGAAAGGGCCGAAGCACCGGGCGGTGCTGGCCCGGCTCGTCGTCGCCCGGGGTCGGGTCGTGCCGGTCGACCGCCTCGTCGACGACCTGTGGCCGGAGCCCGCAGCGGGCACGGTGAGCGCGGTGCGTACCTTCGTGGCGGCGCTGCGGCGCGCCCTGGAGCCGCACCGGCCACCCCGTCAGCCCGCCCGGCTGCTGGTCACCGAGGGCCCCGGGTACGCGCTGCGGCCGCCGCCGGACTCCGTCGACGCCTGGCGGTTCGGCGACACGGTCGCGGCTGCGGCCACGGCCGCTCCGCACGTGGCGCTCGACCTGCTCGACCGCGCGCTGGGCTGGTGGCGCGGGCCCGCGTACGCCGGATTCGACGAACCGTGGGCGCGGGTCGAACGGTCCCGCCTCGACCAGCTCCGGCTCGACGCGGTCGAGCAGCGGGCCGCAGCGCTGCTGGAGCTCGGGCGGGCCGCCGAGGCCGTACCGGATCTCGACGCCCACGTGGCCGGGCATCCGTGGCGGGAGGAGGCGTGGCGGCTGCTGGCGCTGGCGCTGTACCGGGCGGGCCGCCAGGGCGACGCGCTCGCGGTCCTCCGCCGGGCCCGCGACCTGCTGTCGGAGCAGCTCGGCGTCGATCCTGGCCCGCGTCTGCGGCAGCTGGAGGCCGACATGCTGCGCCAGAGCGGGCAGGTCGAGGAGCGGACAGCCGGAGCGCACCGGCTCTGGGCCCAGGCTGCGGCGGCGTACGACCGGGCGGTGCCGGTCAGCTCCGGGTCCCGGCTGGAATCAACGGTCGGCCTGCTGCGCAGTCTCGCCGTGACCGGGGCCGGCGGCCTCGAAGCGGCGCGACGGCAGCGGATGACGGCCATCGTCGTGGCTGAGCAGCTGGCCGATCCCGAGCTCACCGGCCAGGTGATCGGCGGGTACGACGTACCGGCGATCTGGCCTCGGTCGGACGACCCGGCGCAGGCGGCGCAGATCGTCGCGGCGGCCGAACGGGCCCTGGCCACGGCCGGTCCCGGCCTGTCCGACGCCACCCGGGCCCGGCTGCTGGCCACGGTCGCGGTGGAGTCGCGTGGCGTGGGCGGATCCCGGGGGCCGCAGGCGGCCCGCGAGGCGGAACGGATCGCCCGCCAACTGGGTGACCCGGGCCTGCTGGCGTTCGCGCTCAATGGTGTGTTCATGCAGACCTTCCACCGGGCCGGTCTGGCATCCGAGCGCGACGGGATCGGTGCCGAGTTGGTCGCGGTCGGCGCCCGGCACGGTCTGGCGTCCTACGAGATCCTCGGTCACCTCGTCCGGATGCAGGCCAGTGGCGCACTCGCGGATTTCGCCGCCGGTGACGCGCACGCCTGCGCGGCGGACCGGCTCGCGCAGCGGCACGACCGTCCGCTCGTCGGCGTGTTCACCCGGTGGTACCGGGCGCTGCGGCTGGCCGCGACCGGGTCGGCGGCGGCCACCGTCGAGGCCGCCTACCGGGACGCGGCGGCGCTGCTCGCCACCGCCGGCATGCCCGGCGTCGAGCGGGGCCTGCTCCCGTTGGCGTTGCTGTGCCTGCGGGTCTGGCGCGACGACCCGGTCGGTGTCGACGACGACACCGACCGGGGGCCTTACGGGCCGTGGGCGCGCCCGCTCGTCCTGCTGGCCGCAGGGCGTGCGGCCGACGCCGCGACCGCGCTGCGGCAGACCCCGGAACCGCCACGCGACCTGCTGTTCGAGGCCCTGTGGTGCCTCACCGCCCGGGCCGCGATCGCGCTCGGCGACCGTACGGTGATGCGCCGCGCCCGCAGCGCGCTCGCACCGGCCGCCGGGGAGCTGGCCGGGGCCGGCAGCGGCATGCTCACCGTCGGCCCGGTCGCCCACCATCTCGACCACCTCGACGCGGCGCTGCGCCGGCGCTGA
- a CDS encoding alpha/beta hydrolase: MTVVIPEFDYQRVAVADDVTLNVAVGGTGSPIVLLHGFPQTHVMWRHVAVDLAGDHTVIVPDLRGYGASDKPEAVDRATYAKRTMAADVVALAGALGHERFALAGHDRGALVAIRAGLDHPTRISHLASLDVLPTLDMWDVLHGSTAAVAFHLYLMAQPPGLPEEMISASADAFFGYFLDLWVRDPQAIAADVRAEYLRASREAVASIVADYRASADIDIEHDRVDRAAGNRLTMPVTVVQQDWGAALGFDAAALWRTWADDLTHRTTSAGHFMAEEAPDEIIMVLRSMLTR; the protein is encoded by the coding sequence GTGACTGTTGTCATTCCTGAATTCGACTACCAGCGTGTCGCGGTCGCCGACGACGTGACACTGAACGTCGCGGTCGGCGGTACGGGCAGCCCGATCGTGCTGCTGCACGGTTTTCCGCAGACCCACGTGATGTGGCGGCACGTCGCCGTCGACCTGGCCGGCGACCACACCGTGATCGTGCCCGACCTGCGCGGCTACGGTGCCAGCGACAAGCCCGAGGCGGTCGACCGCGCCACGTACGCCAAGCGGACCATGGCCGCCGACGTCGTCGCGCTCGCCGGTGCACTCGGCCACGAACGGTTCGCCCTGGCCGGACACGATCGCGGTGCCCTGGTCGCCATCCGGGCCGGCCTGGACCACCCCACCCGGATCAGCCACCTCGCCTCGCTCGACGTGCTGCCGACCCTGGACATGTGGGACGTGCTGCACGGCTCCACCGCCGCGGTCGCGTTCCACCTGTACCTGATGGCCCAGCCGCCCGGCCTGCCCGAGGAGATGATCAGCGCCAGCGCGGACGCCTTCTTCGGCTACTTTCTCGACCTGTGGGTCCGCGACCCGCAGGCCATTGCCGCCGACGTACGGGCGGAGTACCTGCGGGCCTCGCGCGAGGCGGTCGCCTCGATCGTCGCCGACTACCGCGCCTCAGCCGACATCGACATCGAGCACGACCGGGTCGACCGGGCGGCCGGCAACCGACTGACCATGCCGGTCACCGTCGTGCAGCAGGACTGGGGTGCCGCACTGGGGTTCGACGCGGCGGCGCTGTGGCGTACCTGGGCCGACGACCTGACGCACCGCACCACCTCGGCGGGCCACTTCATGGCAGAGGAGGCACCGGACGAGATCATCATGGTGCTGCGCAGCATGCTCACCCGGTGA